A window from Drosophila subobscura isolate 14011-0131.10 chromosome O, UCBerk_Dsub_1.0, whole genome shotgun sequence encodes these proteins:
- the LOC117899673 gene encoding glycine N-methyltransferase, whose amino-acid sequence MPTSADSVFVARSDGISAEGVRDQYADGKAAKVWEIFIGDKNSRTDNYKNFLIEMLRQKGCKRVLDVACGTGVDSLMLVEEGFEVVSVDASDKMLKYALKERWNRRKEAAFENWVIEEANWLTLYDDIKEQIKDGFDAVICLGNSFAHLMDGFGDQREHKQAIGNFEKCLKPGGVLLIDHRNYDNILETGSTPAKSIYYNTSHTADIKTSVLFYCGKPSLVSMDYLIAGNKLTSEFRLSYYPHELKRFQEILSEIFTAKAKHQLYGDFKEMSQVKNPAFYIHLIEKPKA is encoded by the exons ATGCCCACCTCCGCTGatagtgtttttgttgcccgCTCGGATGGTATCTCCGCCGAAGGAGTTCGGGATCAGTATGCCGATGGCAAGGCGGCCAAAGTGTGGGAGATATTCATCGGAGACAAGAACTCGCGCACGGACAACTACAAGAACTTCTTGATCGAAATGCTGCGCCAGAAGGGCTGCAAGCGTGTCCTGGATGTGGCCTGTGGTACAGG TGTGGACTCGCTTATGCTGGTGGAAGAGGGCTTTGAGGTGGTGTCCGTTGATGCCTCCGACAAGATGCTGAAGTACGCTCTCAAGGAGCGCTGGAACAGGCGAAAGGAAGCTGCCTTTGAGAACTGGG TTATCGAGGAGGCCAACTGGTTGACTTTGTATGACGACATCAAGGAGCAAATCAAGGATGGCTTCGATGCAGTCATCTGCCTGGGCAACTCGTTTGCCCACTTGATGGACGGCTTTGGGGATCAGCGTGAGCACAAGCAGGCGATTGGCAACTTTGAGAAGTGCCTCAAGCCAGGCGGTGTCCTGCTGATTGATCATCGCAACTATGACAACATCTTGGAGACAGGCTCCACACCCGCCAAGAGCATTTACTATAAT ACGAGCCACACGGCGGACATCAAAACATCCGTCCTGTTCTACTGCGGCAAGCCTTCGTTGGTGTCCATGGATTACCTGATTGCGGGCAACAAGCTGACCAGCGAGTTCCGTCTGTCCTACTATCCTCACGAGCTGAAGCGCTTCCAGGAGATACTCAGCGAGATATTTACGGCCAAGGCCAAGCACCAGCTGTACGGAGACTTCAAGGAGATGAGCCAAGTGAAGAATCCAGCCTTCTACATACACTTAATTGAGAAGCCCAAGGCTTAG
- the LOC117899674 gene encoding uncharacterized protein LOC117899674, whose protein sequence is MTSSLLSTLSSIYTGMFNFVKSRFPFVIEAAMVTLCFASIVGRYCIMI, encoded by the coding sequence ATGACATCGAGCCTACTCTCAACCCTTTCAAGCATCTACACGGGGATGTTCAACTTTGTGAAATCGCGATTTCCCTTTGTGATTGAGGCTGCCATGGTGACTCTCTGCTTTGCCTCCATAGTGGGCAGATACTGCATAATGATTTGA